In Sulfuracidifex metallicus DSM 6482 = JCM 9184, a single window of DNA contains:
- the trmJ gene encoding tRNA (cytidine-2'-O-)-methyltransferase TrmJ, with amino-acid sequence MLRVIVVEPEGDYNLGFIARLCKNFKVDELVIVNPIASIENAKPFAAKGIDFLENKTRVVFSYNEALKDLDLTIATSSIADIEKDMLRRSIKPWEIHDFILNVKNAGIIFGRESVGLTREEIMKADLLLHIPANPEYPVLNLSHAIGIVLYEIYNHGKRGTSGPPINGKYVKLIDRYVRTIYELVKPSDESIEMYVAMRRTLVGGIRDNEQARAVVHFLRKLYVTLVYSGEDK; translated from the coding sequence ATGCTTAGGGTAATAGTTGTAGAACCAGAAGGCGATTATAACCTTGGTTTCATCGCTCGCCTATGTAAGAACTTCAAGGTAGATGAGTTAGTTATAGTTAATCCAATTGCAAGTATAGAGAATGCTAAACCTTTTGCCGCTAAAGGTATAGATTTCCTAGAGAATAAAACTAGAGTCGTTTTCTCTTATAATGAAGCATTGAAAGATTTAGATCTAACCATAGCAACATCAAGTATAGCTGACATAGAAAAGGATATGTTGAGGAGATCTATAAAACCTTGGGAAATTCACGATTTCATTTTAAACGTAAAAAATGCAGGCATAATCTTTGGAAGGGAAAGCGTGGGTCTTACGCGAGAAGAAATAATGAAGGCAGATTTATTGTTGCATATCCCAGCAAATCCAGAATATCCAGTTCTTAATCTATCTCATGCAATTGGAATAGTACTTTATGAAATCTATAATCACGGAAAAAGAGGTACTAGTGGACCTCCTATAAATGGAAAGTATGTGAAGCTTATTGATAGATATGTGAGGACAATCTATGAACTCGTTAAGCCTTCAGACGAAAGTATAGAAATGTATGTTGCAATGAGACGAACTTTAGTCGGAGGTATTAGAGATAATGAGCAAGCTAGAGCTGTGGTCCATTTCCTGAGAAAACTTTATGTTACTCTAGTATATAGTGGTGAAGATAAATAG
- a CDS encoding 30S ribosomal protein S3ae has product MSSKGTAVKDKWKMKKWFTLIAPKMFGEVPLGSTPASDSGYVPKRKVETTLYDLTGDFSLVHIHVYFQAATVNGDKVFTRFYGHELSRDYTRSLIRRKSSKINAIVDVTTKDGYQMRIKSLALTTYKCHRSQMSEIRKIMADLIVKEASEMTFDDLVQAVVFGKMSNDLFEASKKIYPLRKVEIEKTKLLKVPEKQPLLNESVTPSSG; this is encoded by the coding sequence ATGTCTTCGAAGGGAACAGCAGTCAAAGATAAATGGAAAATGAAAAAATGGTTCACACTCATAGCTCCTAAAATGTTTGGAGAGGTTCCTCTTGGATCTACGCCAGCTTCAGATTCTGGCTACGTACCTAAGAGGAAAGTTGAAACTACACTTTATGATCTAACTGGTGACTTTAGCTTAGTTCATATACACGTTTACTTCCAAGCTGCTACAGTAAATGGAGATAAGGTTTTCACTAGATTTTATGGGCATGAGTTGTCCAGGGACTATACTAGGTCTCTAATAAGAAGGAAAAGTTCCAAAATAAATGCCATAGTAGATGTAACCACAAAAGACGGATATCAAATGAGAATCAAAAGTCTGGCACTAACTACATATAAATGCCATCGTTCTCAGATGAGCGAGATAAGGAAAATAATGGCAGATTTGATAGTCAAAGAAGCCTCAGAGATGACCTTTGACGATTTAGTGCAAGCTGTAGTATTTGGTAAAATGTCAAATGATTTATTTGAAGCTAGTAAGAAGATATATCCGTTGAGGAAGGTTGAGATAGAGAAAACGAAACTCCTTAAAGTGCCAGAAAAGCAACCTCTATTAAATGAAAGCGTTACTCCTAGCAGCGGGTAA
- the spn gene encoding bifunctional sugar-1-phosphate nucleotidylyltransferase/acetyltransferase produces the protein MKALLLAAGKGERLQPITETRSKPLVPILDKPLLLWHLENLERVVDKIYIVIRKEDRETISSLVNGHKVSIIEQKEGVGGTGTAFSSALSILNGDNFLLIYGDIFYDFSLLSQIVSYQDNIIVGKEVGNPRDFGVLKMSNNYLDGIIEKPDSPPSNLINAGIYKLSSDIATFVDKVKISSRGEIEFTDIINVAIKENYKVNVITYKGFWIDIGKPWHLLEANNFALSLANPNIKGEIEEDVRIKGKVIVEEGALIKSGSYIEGPAYIGKGATVGPNTYLREGTVLGKNTKAGSAVEIKNSIVMEDSKIPHLSYVGDSVICEDVNLGAGTLVANLRFDENHVKMRIKGKLEDSGRKKLGTVIGGHSRIGINVTILPGVKIGSYARIYPGAVVNRDVNKGEFFRT, from the coding sequence ATGAAAGCGTTACTCCTAGCAGCGGGTAAAGGAGAAAGACTTCAGCCTATAACTGAGACTAGGTCTAAACCTCTAGTTCCAATTTTAGATAAACCTTTACTCTTATGGCATTTGGAGAACCTAGAGAGAGTCGTAGATAAAATTTACATTGTCATAAGAAAGGAGGACAGGGAGACTATTTCTTCTTTAGTAAATGGACACAAAGTTTCTATAATTGAACAGAAGGAGGGAGTCGGAGGTACAGGGACAGCATTTTCATCTGCATTATCTATTCTTAACGGGGATAATTTCTTATTAATTTATGGGGATATTTTTTATGATTTTTCTCTTCTTTCTCAGATAGTTAGTTATCAAGATAATATTATTGTAGGTAAAGAGGTAGGAAATCCTAGAGATTTCGGAGTTCTTAAAATGAGCAATAATTATCTAGATGGAATAATAGAAAAACCAGATTCACCTCCTTCTAATTTGATAAACGCTGGAATATATAAGCTATCTTCAGATATAGCGACTTTTGTAGATAAAGTGAAGATATCATCAAGAGGGGAGATCGAGTTTACTGATATTATAAACGTAGCAATTAAGGAAAACTACAAAGTTAATGTCATAACATACAAAGGATTTTGGATCGATATAGGTAAACCTTGGCATTTGCTAGAGGCGAACAATTTTGCTCTTAGCCTTGCAAATCCTAACATTAAGGGAGAAATTGAAGAAGATGTTAGGATCAAGGGTAAAGTAATAGTAGAGGAAGGCGCATTAATAAAATCTGGTTCCTATATCGAAGGACCAGCATACATAGGAAAAGGAGCCACTGTAGGTCCAAACACTTACCTTAGAGAAGGTACCGTTTTAGGCAAAAATACGAAAGCAGGTTCAGCTGTAGAGATAAAAAATTCTATAGTCATGGAAGATTCTAAAATACCTCACTTAAGTTACGTTGGAGATAGCGTAATATGTGAGGACGTTAATTTAGGTGCAGGAACCCTAGTTGCAAACCTTAGATTTGACGAGAATCATGTTAAAATGAGAATAAAAGGAAAGCTAGAAGACTCTGGCAGGAAAAAGTTAGGTACAGTAATAGGTGGTCATTCAAGAATAGGGATTAACGTTACTATTCTGCCTGGAGTAAAAATAGGCTCTTATGCTAGAATATATCCTGGTGCAGTGGTAAACAGAGACGTAAACAAAGGAGAATTCTTTAGGACTTAG
- a CDS encoding redox-regulated ATPase YchF codes for MITIGLIGKTNVGKSTFFSASTMAEAEIANRPFVTIDPNVGMGYVKSKCVHIEFGVKCNPRNSICIEDYRFIPVKIVDVAGLIPGAHEGRGLGNKFLDDLRKADVLIHVIDASGSTNEEGMPIEPGTRDPEEDIAFIEKEMDEWFFSIINKDWSKFARTADLAGKDYVESLLAKLSGLSINKLQIIEALKVSNLESTKLMQWTEEDLRRFSKTLRQISKPIVIAANKSDIPISKENIKKLKEKYKMVVPVSANSELALRKAAKADIIKYIPGENNFEIKGTLNQKQKEALEFIKSKVLDVYGSTGVQDAINMAVFEGLGMIVVYPVEDEKKLTDKNGNILPDALLIKNGSTPKDLAGEIHTELAKGFLFAIDARKKMRVSEDYKLKTNDVIKIVSTTAKS; via the coding sequence ATGATAACTATTGGTCTAATCGGGAAAACCAACGTTGGGAAAAGTACGTTCTTTTCAGCTTCAACTATGGCAGAAGCTGAAATAGCCAATAGACCTTTCGTTACTATTGATCCAAACGTGGGAATGGGATACGTTAAATCAAAATGTGTTCACATAGAATTCGGAGTAAAATGCAATCCTAGAAATTCAATATGTATAGAAGACTACAGATTCATTCCAGTAAAGATTGTAGATGTAGCAGGACTAATTCCAGGTGCCCATGAAGGTAGAGGGTTAGGAAACAAATTCCTGGATGATTTAAGAAAAGCTGACGTTCTAATACATGTAATAGATGCAAGTGGATCTACAAATGAGGAAGGTATGCCAATTGAGCCTGGTACTAGAGATCCTGAAGAGGATATCGCTTTCATAGAAAAAGAGATGGATGAGTGGTTCTTTTCAATTATTAATAAAGATTGGAGCAAATTTGCTAGGACAGCTGATCTAGCAGGTAAAGATTATGTAGAATCGCTTCTAGCCAAGTTGTCTGGACTTTCAATAAATAAATTACAGATAATTGAAGCCCTAAAAGTTTCCAACCTAGAAAGTACAAAACTAATGCAATGGACTGAAGAAGATCTAAGAAGATTTAGTAAAACATTGAGACAGATATCAAAACCGATAGTTATAGCTGCAAATAAGTCAGATATACCAATATCTAAAGAGAATATTAAAAAATTGAAAGAAAAATATAAAATGGTTGTCCCAGTAAGCGCTAATTCAGAACTAGCTCTAAGGAAAGCTGCAAAAGCTGACATAATAAAGTATATACCTGGTGAGAATAATTTTGAAATAAAAGGTACCTTAAATCAAAAACAGAAGGAAGCTCTTGAGTTCATAAAGTCTAAAGTCTTGGATGTTTATGGTTCCACTGGAGTTCAAGACGCTATAAATATGGCTGTTTTTGAGGGACTTGGGATGATAGTGGTTTATCCTGTTGAGGACGAAAAGAAACTTACAGATAAAAACGGAAATATTCTCCCTGATGCCTTACTCATAAAAAATGGATCTACTCCTAAGGATCTAGCAGGCGAAATTCATACAGAACTAGCTAAGGGATTTCTCTTCGCTATAGATGCTAGAAAGAAGATGAGGGTAAGTGAAGATTATAAATTAAAAACAAATGACGTAATAAAAATCGTTTCAACCACGGCTAAGTCCTAA
- a CDS encoding 50S ribosomal protein L15e encodes MATSFYSFIEETWQKEEWQKQVVKPRLIEWRRQPSIMRIEHPTRLNRARALGYKAKQGFVVVRVKVRRGGSNKIRPNSGRRPKRMGVYGYSPSKGYRWIAEEKVARKYPNLEILGSYMVAKDALYKYYEVIAVDPNHPVIKSDLNLSWLSNPSNRGRVFRGLTSAGKKARGLRKARGISGTVNYKWKRKQIEREQRKRHEGTKFNRIQRFEKIPGK; translated from the coding sequence ATGGCTACGTCGTTTTACAGTTTCATAGAAGAAACATGGCAAAAGGAGGAATGGCAGAAACAAGTTGTAAAACCTAGGCTGATAGAATGGAGGAGACAGCCATCTATAATGAGGATAGAACATCCAACTAGGCTAAATAGAGCTAGAGCTTTAGGTTACAAGGCTAAGCAAGGCTTTGTTGTAGTACGAGTTAAAGTTAGAAGGGGAGGATCCAATAAAATTAGACCTAATTCAGGAAGAAGACCTAAGAGAATGGGTGTATATGGCTATTCTCCATCTAAGGGCTACAGATGGATAGCAGAAGAGAAAGTAGCTAGAAAATATCCTAATCTAGAAATCTTAGGAAGTTACATGGTTGCGAAGGACGCTTTATATAAATATTATGAAGTGATTGCAGTAGATCCTAACCACCCAGTGATAAAATCGGATCTAAACCTTTCTTGGCTAAGTAATCCCTCTAATAGGGGCAGAGTATTCAGAGGGCTCACCTCAGCAGGTAAGAAAGCTAGGGGACTTAGAAAAGCTAGAGGTATAAGCGGAACCGTCAATTATAAGTGGAAGAGGAAGCAGATTGAGCGCGAACAAAGAAAGAGGCATGAAGGTACCAAGTTCAATAGAATACAGCGCTTTGAGAAGATACCTGGAAAGTGA